Within the Tessaracoccus flavescens genome, the region GCCGGCGATCGCGGAGGAGAGCCTCGAGGCGCAGGACACCGAGGTGTTCTGCCTCCAGCAGCCGTTGACCTTCCCCGCCCTGACCCAGCTGACGGGTGGCCACACGATGGTGCTGAATGCGCCGACGTCGGTCGAGTGGCAGACGGTGCTGATCTTCCGCGACGAGGCCTCGGCGGTCGAGTTCATGACCCAGCTGAGGGAGCAGGGACAGGCCTGCCTCGATGCGGGGATCACCGAGCCGACCGTTGCCGATGGCATCGCTTATCGATCGGTCCCGACCTTCCGTGAACTGGAGGATCTGGGAGACGAGGGCATCGTGCTCGGCGGTTACTCGGAGGTCTCGCACGACGATCAGCGCAGTTGGGGGCTCGCCCCTGATGCCTCCGCGGGCTTCTGGGCACGGGAGGGCAACGTGGTCGGCGCCGCCTTCCTCGGCGGCGAGGCGGCTGGCGACATGGCGGTCAACGAGACCATCGGCAAGGAGCTCTTGGCGAACCTCGAGCAGATCCTCGAGGGCTGAGCCACCTGGGGCGACGGCGGTGCGCCGCAGCGGCTAGCCTGTTGCGGTGCACCGCCGACTCGTCTCAAGCAACCTCCGGATCCAGGTCTCCGCGACGGCCCAGCTCGTCTTCTCCGTGGCAGTCAGTGCCGAACATGAACCGGCGCAGGAACGACTCAGCCTCACGGTCGACGGGGACCCGATCGACGTCGAGGAGCTCCTTGCACCCAACGGTGGGCGGCTGCACCGCGCGGTGAACGTACCGGTCGGCCAGCTGATCGTCGACTACGCGGCGACGATCGACGGCCAGGCGCCGCCCGCGCCGCTGCAGGGCATCGACGAGGTGCTCTACACGCGCCCCTCGCGCTACTGCGACTCCGACCGGTTGGCCGCCCTCAGCGGCGCCCACTTCGACGGCCTCGAGGGAAGTGCGCTGGTGTCTGCGGTGCGGGCCTGGGTGCACGACAAGATCGCCTACCGCTCCGGGTCCAGCCGCGGCGTCGACGGCGCGCTCGACACGTATATTGCCCGCGCGGGCGTGTGCCGCGACTTCTCGCATCTGGCGATCGCCTTCCTGCGCGCCAGGAACGTTGCGGCCCGGTTCGTGTCGGTCTACGCACCGGGGCTGAAGCCGATGGACTTCCACGCCGTCACCGAGGTCTGGCTCGACGGGGCCTGGCAGCTGTTCGACGCGACCGGCCTCGCCCCGCGGCAGGCGATGGTGCGGATCTGCACCGGGCGCGACGCCGCGGACACGGCCTTCATGACCACGTTGGGCGGCCGCACCCAGCTCGAGTCGGTCCGCGTGGAAGCACAGATCGACGGGGACCTGCCGAGCGACGACGGCCTCGGGCTGAGCCTGCTGAGCTGAGGCTCAGAGCTCGAGGTCGAGCGTCTGCATCCGCGGCAGCCGGTCGCCGTCCATCTGCACCACGTCGACCCCGACGTCGAGCCGCGAGGTGACCGCCTCGGTCACGACGATCCCGCGCAGCGGGCTGACGTCGGCGAAGTCCCTCCCCCATGCCGTGACCAGGTAGCGCGAGTCGGCGAACTTGCCGTTGGTCGGGTCGATGTCGATCCAGGACCCGTTGGGCGCGAGCACCGAGATCCAGGCGTGGGAGGCGTCGGAGCCCTCCAGCTTCTCCTTGCCGGGAGGGGCGATGGTCTCGATGTAGCCCGACACGTAGCGGGCCGGGATGCCGAGGCTGCGCAGCACGGCGATGCCGAGATGCGCGAAGTCCTGGCAGACGCCCGCGCGCAGGTCGAGCAGTTCGTCGACGGTGGTCCGCACGGACGTGGCGCCTGGCCGGTAGGCGAAGTCGCGCCGGATCCCGCGGGTGAGCTCGCTGATGGCCTGGCCGAAGCCGAGGTCGGGGTCGAGGATGGTGTCGCTGTAGGAGGCGAGCCGGGGCGGCGCGGTCACGTGTCTGCTCGGCAGGCCGTAGACGGCGCGGTCGAGCCGCAGCGCCGGATTGCCGGCGATGGCCCGCGTGGCGGAGGCGAGGCTCCACGTGTCGAGCAGGTCGACGTCCACCTCCGGCCAGGCGACGTCGATCACCGCCTCCTTCACCACCTCGAACTGGGTGTGCGGGTAGTGGATCTCGAAGTAGTGGCTGAGGTTGCCGAACCGGTCGACGTGCTCGGTGTGCAGCAGCGGCTCGGGGAGGATGCCCGCGCCGTGGGCGACGACGCGCTGGCTAGGTGTCTCCCGCGGGCTGAGGAATCCCCGCTCGTGGCACATGGTGACAGCGTCGGAGTAGAAGTAGCTGGTGCGGTGCTTGAGGAAGTAGCGACGAGCCGTCAGGTTCTCCGGTAGCTGCCTCACGACGACTCGCCTCCGTCCGACCAGCCGCTGAGGATGGCCCGCCTCGGCGCGCTGCGGGTGAGATGGGTGCGGCTGAGCTCGTCCGCGATGCCGCGCAGCTCCTTCCTGATCTGCGCGAGGGTCGGCGCGAGGCTGCGGTCGATGACATGCCCCGCGAGGTCGGTCTCGCGGACCGAGTCGGCGAGACTCTCGACCCGACCGGCGAGCCCGTCGTCGCCGAGCAGGAGCAGGTCGTCGCCGAGCCGGTCGAGCTGGAAGGCCACGGCGCGCGGGTTGCTGCGGTCGGAGACGAGCAGCTGGGTGGCGGCGACGGTCGGCTTGCGGTGGGACTGGCCCGCCGCCGAGCGCCTGCGCTGCGTGATGAGGGACTCCCCCGCGTCGAGGACGGCGTCGACGAGCTGGTTCTCGACGACGGCGGCGTGGTCGGCGCCAAGGGTGGCCTCGACGAGGCCGAGCATCCGCTGGGCGCGCTCGAGCCGCAGGCCTGCGTCGAGGAAGGCCCAGGTGGCGTCGCGGGTGAGGCTTTCGGCCTGGATGCCCGCCAGGGCGAGGGTGCCGTCGATCAGGTCGTCGAGGACGCCCGCGAGGTCGCGCCGCCGTGCCGCATCGCCGACCCGGTCGTCGAGCTGGGCCAGCACGTGCCAGAGATCCCCGGACATCAGGTCGGGCACCTCGTGCGCCGCAGCGCTCAGCCGTCGGAGGCTGTGGGCGACCGAGCCGCGCTGGTCCGCCTCGGTGATCGCGGTGCGGATGCGCTTGTGGGCGACGGGCAGGTCGTCGACGCCGAGGTCGAGGCCCGTGATCTGCTGCCCTGCGCGCAGCATGGCCGCGAGCACCTGTGCCCCGCGGGAGGCCGGGCGGCGTCCGTGGTCGCGCGCGAGGTCGAGGCAGAGGCGCAGCAGCCGGATGGTGGAGTCGGCGCGCTCGGTGTAGCGGCCGAGCCAGACCAGGTTGTCGGCGACTCGCGGCGCGATGGACGCGCGCCCGGCCGCGACGACCCCTCCGTCGAAGCTGGTGGCCCAGGTCTCAGCGGCATCCTCGGGGTCGAGCACCCAGACGTCCTTGGCGATGGCGTCCGCGTCGTTGCTGATGGTGAAGCGGTCATCGGGGGCGACCCTGGCCAGGCCGCCCGGAAGGAACTCGTGGCCGCGGTCGACGCTGACGCCGAAGGTGCGCAGCACGATCCGCCGTGGGACGAGGCCGTCGTCGGTCACGACCGGGGCGGTGGAGAGGTGGACCGGCTCCTGCCCGCACCAAGCCCACGGTTCCGCCGCGATCCGAGCCCGCAGGTCGGCCCGGGTGGCGT harbors:
- a CDS encoding transglutaminase family protein, giving the protein MRQLPENLTARRYFLKHRTSYFYSDAVTMCHERGFLSPRETPSQRVVAHGAGILPEPLLHTEHVDRFGNLSHYFEIHYPHTQFEVVKEAVIDVAWPEVDVDLLDTWSLASATRAIAGNPALRLDRAVYGLPSRHVTAPPRLASYSDTILDPDLGFGQAISELTRGIRRDFAYRPGATSVRTTVDELLDLRAGVCQDFAHLGIAVLRSLGIPARYVSGYIETIAPPGKEKLEGSDASHAWISVLAPNGSWIDIDPTNGKFADSRYLVTAWGRDFADVSPLRGIVVTEAVTSRLDVGVDVVQMDGDRLPRMQTLDLEL
- a CDS encoding circularly permuted type 2 ATP-grasp protein, translating into MTAEATATNELAAYRARLTAHWDELTSTSGLRPDQEPLAATMEALGLDGLVVARAEMADLVRDEGILYGGESGRRWIIDPLPVILTAQEWDRLEAGLAQRARLLSLVLADIYGDQRLLSSGAIPAEIVWGHQEFLHQACGIPVPGETWLPLVATDLGRSSTGEWTVLGDRTGTPAGAGYAMANRRITSRIMGDLHHDARPARLRSYFSAMRAALQQLAPRDGHTPRGVLMWSGASDATAYEQGFIATLLGYALVEAEDLVLRDGQVWINSPDGRELVDVILRRVASELIDPLEFRSDSQLGLAGLLEAARLGNVATVNPIGSGVLENPALLGLLPTLARQLLGEDLLLPSAQTWWCGDDAARGHVLANLDDLLIKPIDRTRRIAPLPGRELDDATRADLRARIAAEPWAWCGQEPVHLSTAPVVTDDGLVPRRIVLRTFGVSVDRGHEFLPGGLARVAPDDRFTISNDADAIAKDVWVLDPEDAAETWATSFDGGVVAAGRASIAPRVADNLVWLGRYTERADSTIRLLRLCLDLARDHGRRPASRGAQVLAAMLRAGQQITGLDLGVDDLPVAHKRIRTAITEADQRGSVAHSLRRLSAAAHEVPDLMSGDLWHVLAQLDDRVGDAARRRDLAGVLDDLIDGTLALAGIQAESLTRDATWAFLDAGLRLERAQRMLGLVEATLGADHAAVVENQLVDAVLDAGESLITQRRRSAAGQSHRKPTVAATQLLVSDRSNPRAVAFQLDRLGDDLLLLGDDGLAGRVESLADSVRETDLAGHVIDRSLAPTLAQIRKELRGIADELSRTHLTRSAPRRAILSGWSDGGESS
- a CDS encoding transglutaminase-like domain-containing protein, whose amino-acid sequence is MHRRLVSSNLRIQVSATAQLVFSVAVSAEHEPAQERLSLTVDGDPIDVEELLAPNGGRLHRAVNVPVGQLIVDYAATIDGQAPPAPLQGIDEVLYTRPSRYCDSDRLAALSGAHFDGLEGSALVSAVRAWVHDKIAYRSGSSRGVDGALDTYIARAGVCRDFSHLAIAFLRARNVAARFVSVYAPGLKPMDFHAVTEVWLDGAWQLFDATGLAPRQAMVRICTGRDAADTAFMTTLGGRTQLESVRVEAQIDGDLPSDDGLGLSLLS